In the genome of uncultured Campylobacter sp., the window ATACGGAACCCTCGTCGAGGCCGCCGACAACGTGCAAAAATATAAATACGTCGTAAAGATGGTTGCGCACCTAAACGGCAAGACCGCGACCTTTATGCCAAAGCCTCTCTACGGCGATAACGGCAGCGGAATGCACGTGCATCAATCGATCTGGAAAAAGGGCAAAAATACCTTTTACAAAAAGGGCAACTACGCAAATTTAAGCGACGCGGCAAGATGGTATATCGGCGGCGTGCTAAAGCATGCGCGCAGCGTCGCGGCGTTTACGAACCCAAGCACCAACAGCTACAAGCGTCTGATCCCGGGCTTTGAGGCGCCGTCCATTCTAACTTATTCGAGCCAAAACCGCTCCGCTTCGATCCGCATCCCTTACGGCAGCGGCGAGCACTCCGTGCGCGCAGAGATGCGTTTCCCAGATAGCACCGCGTGCCCGTATTTGGCGTTTGCGGCGATGCTTATGGCGGGCATCGACGGTATCAAAAACAAAACCGAGCCGGTGGGGCCGATGGATGAAAATTTATTCAAGCTGCACCTCGATGAGATCCGCGAGCGCGGCATCGAGCAGCTTCCGCACACGCTTCGCGGCAGCCTAGAAGCGGTGATCCGCGATAATGAGTATCTGCGCCCAATAATGAGCGAGCTTTTTATCGAAACCTATCAGCATTTTAAATTTGAAACTCAGGTTTGGCCTTACGAGGCGCGCCCTACGCCGTTTGAGTTTGCGACGAATTATTCGTGCTAAGACGGGCTTGTTTTATGCCGTACTGCCGGAAAATTCCACTGGGCGGTGCGGCATAGAGCCTTGGAATTTTAAAATTTCGCCGCACGCGAGCTTTTAAAACTCTACCGCATGCGCGAACTTAAATACCGCCCGTGAAGCTTCAACTCTTTTACTCTAAACGCGAAATTTTATACTTTCTGCTCATTTTACTTGGAATTTTATCGATAAACTTAGGCGTGAAATTTTATGAGCTCAGAGAATTTCGCGCGAAAAACTACGCTTTTTACGACGCGCAAATTTTAAACGCCTACGCCAAAACGAACGAGCGCGGTCGCACCTACACGGTGCTAAAGCTCAAAACGGCGGATTTTACCCTCTACACGACTGCCGGGCTCGGGCGGGAATTTCACCGCTTCGCGCGCATAAATATCGGCATCGTAACGAAAAACGTAAAATTTTTGGATTTTTTAAAGCAGCGCTTTTACGCGCCAAATTTTAAAATTTCAGCTGAGACCGCACCCTCCGGGGCAAAATGGCACGCCATAGAGTTCGTCCGAGCCCAGCACGAAGATGAGATGACGGCGGATCTTTACTCCGCGCTGTATTTTGCGACCGAAATTTCAAAACCGCTGCGCGCTAGCGTGACGAACTGGGGCATAGCGCATATCATCTCGATCAGCGGCTTTCATCTGGGCATTATCTTTAGCACGGTCTTTCTGCTTGCAATGCCGATCTACCGCTATTTTCAGGATCGCTACTTTCCATACCGCAGCGCGAGGCGCGATCTTAGCGTCTTTGTGATCGTGCTGATGAGCGGATATCTCTTCGTACTCGATTTTACGCCGAGCTTTCTACGCTCGCTTGCGATGTGCTGCGTGGGCTTTTACCTCGCGATGCGAAATTTCTACGTACTTAAATTTACGAACCTCTTCCTAACGATCGTGCTTCTGCTTGCATTTTTCCCGCACCTAGCTTTTTCGATCGGATTTTATTTCTCCTGCCTCGGCGTGCTGTATATCTTCCTCTACCTGCACCACTTCGCACCAAAATTTAAGCTCTGGCAGAACGTCATACTTTTTAACCTCTACGTTTGGCTCAGTATGAACGTAGCGGTCTATTATTTCTTCCCGACCGCTTCGCTACAGCAGCTTAGCGTCATGCCGCTGGGATACGTGTTCGTGATATTTTATCCGCTAAGCATATTTTTGCATCTATTCGGACTCGGCGGCGCGCTCGATACGCCGCTGCTTGCGTTTTTAAATTTTACTTTGCCGAGTTTTCAAGCGCAAATTCCGCCGCTTCTTTTCGCGCTCGCAAACATCTGCGCGCTTGCTGCGATAAAGCTTCGCTACGCAGCAGTTGCGTGCGCGATAATCGGAATTTCGCCGATATTTTTTATAACGTAGCGCACGAAAATTCCGGCGGGAATTTTATCCGTTGGAATTTTATGCTAAAATCGCGCTTCAAATCTCACAAAGGATCAAAATGTTTATTGCAAACCTCACTTACGTTAAAGAAATTAGCGAAATCGATCGCTTCATCAACGAGCACAACGCGTTTTTAGACCGATTTTATGCGGCGGATAAATTTATCTGCTCGGGGCGCAAAGTCCCTCGCACCGGCGGCATCATCTTAATCAACGTCAAAGACCGCGCGGAGCTTGATGAGATCATCGCGCAAGATCCATTCTTCCAAAACGGCGTCGCAAAATACGAGATCATAGAATTTGCGCCGACGAAATTTGCACCCGAGTTTTGGCGACTTTTTAGCGAATAATAAGGATCGAATTTGACGCACTTTATCATAGACGACGAAAATATCGACGTCGATAATATCTTCGACGTCGTAAATCTCAAAGAGGGCGACGAGCTGAATATCGTCTCCAACACCGCCAAAAAGATCGGCGCCTTGACCCTTGCGCGCCTATCCAAGATGGGCGTTAGCATAGGCGAGGTCTTTACGATCGGCAAGCAAAGAAAGGACTTCGCCGATAAGATCATCGTGTTTTTGATGGGCAAACTCTGCGGGCAGGAGGGCAAGATCGGCATCGTCAGCAACGATAAATTTTACGACGACGTGATAGAATTCTTTAATAATCTAAACTACCGCAAAAATCCTAAATTTGAAAAGATCAGTCTAGCCTCTCATACCGCAGGAGCGAGCGCAAAACAAAGCAAAGCAAACGGCATGGCGGAGAAAAAAGTCCAAAAAGCGGAACCAAAAGCTACAAAGCAGGAGCCAAAGGTTCAAAAGCAAGGGGCAAAAATCGCTAAGCAGGAGCCCAAAACCGCAAAGCAGGAGCCGAAGGCCGTGCAACAGGAACAAAAGGCTGCAAATTCTAAAATCGCCAAAGCAGACCTCTCCGCGGCGGAGGCGCTGATACCCCAGTGCGTGAGCCTGCAAGCCCTCTATGCCGCGTGCGTCGCGAAACTCGGCAGAGCCAAAGGCTGCGAGGCCTACCGCGAGATCAAGGACGGCGCGCGGACGCGATACGCGAGCATCGCCTACGATAGCGACCTAAAAGACGGCGCCGTAAGGCGAAACGCGATCAAGCTCTACCGCGAAAGCGGCGGCGATATGGCGGAATTTCACAATAAGCTAACGAGCGAATACAAACACGCGGGGCCTGAAATTTATAAAGAATTTAAAGAAAAACTCGTCGGAAAGATGATCTAGGCATTTCGGCGCAAGGGTTTGAGGCGCAGGAATAGAGCATATCGCGACGTAGCGGCTAGAGCACGGCCTGGCGGCGTTAGATTGAGTTACGGCGCATAATATGGTACAGCGCAGCATAAGTGCGCCCGAAATGAAACTATTTGCTTGCGCGACATCTATTTTATT includes:
- the glnA gene encoding type I glutamate--ammonia ligase, with translation MGKFVNDVKEFFKFCDENEVEFVDFRFTDLKGTWHHVAYNYKRLPKDFADGIPFDASSVAAWQPIDKSDMMLKPDVQTAFLDPFTADVTIIVICDVYDIYKNELYEKCPRSIAKKAEQFLQTTGLGDTCYFGPENEFFVFDDVKIIDDMNCAMFKVDTEEGHWNSGKNYKDGFNSGHRPGVKGGYFPVQPVDSMVDLRAEMLKVLEQIGLETFICHHEVAQGQGEIGVKYGTLVEAADNVQKYKYVVKMVAHLNGKTATFMPKPLYGDNGSGMHVHQSIWKKGKNTFYKKGNYANLSDAARWYIGGVLKHARSVAAFTNPSTNSYKRLIPGFEAPSILTYSSQNRSASIRIPYGSGEHSVRAEMRFPDSTACPYLAFAAMLMAGIDGIKNKTEPVGPMDENLFKLHLDEIRERGIEQLPHTLRGSLEAVIRDNEYLRPIMSELFIETYQHFKFETQVWPYEARPTPFEFATNYSC
- a CDS encoding ComEC/Rec2 family competence protein, with translation MKLQLFYSKREILYFLLILLGILSINLGVKFYELREFRAKNYAFYDAQILNAYAKTNERGRTYTVLKLKTADFTLYTTAGLGREFHRFARINIGIVTKNVKFLDFLKQRFYAPNFKISAETAPSGAKWHAIEFVRAQHEDEMTADLYSALYFATEISKPLRASVTNWGIAHIISISGFHLGIIFSTVFLLAMPIYRYFQDRYFPYRSARRDLSVFVIVLMSGYLFVLDFTPSFLRSLAMCCVGFYLAMRNFYVLKFTNLFLTIVLLLAFFPHLAFSIGFYFSCLGVLYIFLYLHHFAPKFKLWQNVILFNLYVWLSMNVAVYYFFPTASLQQLSVMPLGYVFVIFYPLSIFLHLFGLGGALDTPLLAFLNFTLPSFQAQIPPLLFALANICALAAIKLRYAAVACAIIGISPIFFIT
- a CDS encoding YciI family protein, which produces MFIANLTYVKEISEIDRFINEHNAFLDRFYAADKFICSGRKVPRTGGIILINVKDRAELDEIIAQDPFFQNGVAKYEIIEFAPTKFAPEFWRLFSE